The sequence GCGCCGGGGGCTGTCGGAGGTGTTGAGCCACCTGCCGGACTACTTCGAGGGCGGCCGGGTGGTGGCCCTGGGGGAGACGGGCCTGCACGGGGGCGGCGAGGAGGAGGAAGAGGCCTTCCTGGAGCAGCTCGCCCTGGCCCGCCAGCTCAAGCTGCGCGTGGTGGTGCACACGCCGCTCAAGGACAAGGAGCGCCACACGCGGCGCATCCTCACGCTCCTGCGCCAGTCCGGCCTGGCGCCGTCGCGCGCGCTGGTGGACCACGCCAACGCGCGCACCGTGCGGACCATCCTGGAGGTGGGCCACTGGGCAGGGCTCACCCTGCACCCGGAGGCCCTCCAGGCGGACCGGGCGGTGGCCCTGGTGCGGAGGCTGGGCAGCGAGCGCCTGGTGCTGGACTCGGACGCGGGCGACGGCGCCGGCGACATCCTGGGGCTCGCGCGCACGGCGAACCTCCTGGGCAAGGCGAAGCTGTCCGAGCGCATCGTCCGGCGGGTCACCCGGGACAACGCCGCCCGCTTCTTCCAGATCCACGACTGAGCGCGGCATCCACCCGCCGTGCGGGTGGAGCGCGGTGCGTTGAAAAGTGGACGCCCCGCGGGCCCTGTCAGCGCTGTAAATGCGACGGGCCCCACGCAGTGAAGCGCGGAGCCCGTGGCTTTACAGCTTTCGTCCCCGGAAAGGGGGCCTAGTTCACCGACACGGAGACCTGGGTCTCCGGGTGCAGGGTGAGGCCCTGCGCGTCCGGCGCCAGCCGCACCTGCACGGGCACGCCCTGGGAGCGGTACTCCGCGAGGGAATCCGCCGCCTCGTCGAGCAGCTGCTGGTAGCGCTCCTCGAGCTCCACCGCGATCAGGAGCATGGTCTCACCGGCGTCCGTCACGCCCGGCCGGTACACCTGGCACCGCTGGAACCGCGCCCAGCGACCGTTCTGCATCTTCACAAGCTCGCCGTCGTAAGCCATGCGCAGCACCTCTTGAGTGAAATCCGACGGACGCAATGTAGAGGCGAACGCCCCGGCTGTCATCCCCCCGTTTGAAAATTCGTAAACCCTTCGGAATTCCAGGCAGTTGCCAGGACTCCAGGGCATGCCCAGGGGCGCTCCGGCGGCCGGACCGGCGCAAAATGTAAACTGGCGCACTGTCAACGCGGTTAACCTGTACCGGGGTCCGATGCCGCGTCGCGCTGTCAACACTCCGTGAACCGGGCGGGCGGGGAGGGGCAGCCAGGGGACGGGGGCGGGACTGACGCGTGGCAGCCGGGTGGGGCATCCCTTAGATTCCAGCGGATGAAGTTGCCCCTGCCGTTCCGTCGCGACCGTCCCATCATTCCGTCCGCCAACGCGCAGGATCACGCGGAGCGGTTGATCGCCGAGTCCCTGCGCATGCTCGGCCAGGTGTGTTCCAAGGTCGCGGACGCCATCGAGGCGCAGCGGCTGGAGCGCCACGGTTACGCGCACAACAGCTACCTGCGGCGCCTGGACGACGAGGAGGACGCGAAGAAGCCCTCCGGGCCGGGCAGCACCGGCGGATGACGGCTCCCCGGGAGCCGCACGGGCACGACGACGCGCCCGTGCCGTGCCTGGCGTCCTCGCCGTCACCCACCTGGCGGGAGCTGGGCATCCAGATGCCCATGCCCGCGCTGGCGGACGAGGAAGGGCCCCGCGTGGACCCCGGCCTGCCGCCCGTCGTGGACGCGCACGTGCACCTGTTCCCCGACCGCGTCTTCGAGGCGGTGTGGCGCTGGTTCGACCGCCACGGCTGGCCCATCCGCTACAAGCTGCACACACCCCAGGTGGTGTCCTTCCTGCTGTCCCGGGGCGTCGAGCGCGTGGTCGCCCTGCACTACGCCCACAAGCCGGGCATGGCGCGCGCCCTCAACGCCTACGTGGCGGAGGTGGCGAAGGCCGAGCCCCGCGTCATCGGGCTTGGCACCGTGTACCCGGGCGAGCCCGACGCCGTCGCCATCCTGGAGGAGGCCTTCGCCCTGGGCCTGAAGGGCGTGAAGCTGCACTGTCACGTGCAGGCCTTCTCCCCGGACGCGCCCCAGCTGCACGAGCTCTACGCGGCGTGCGCGCGGGCGGGGAAGCCGCTCGTGATGCACTCGGGGCGGGAGCCGTCCAGTCCCCAGTACCCGGTGGATCCGCACCAGCTCTGTAGCGCCGAGCGCGTGGAGCGCGTGCTGAAGGATCATCCCACGCTGAAGCTGTGCGTGCCGCACCTGGGAGCGGACGAGTTCGACGCGTACGCGCACCTGCTGGAGCGGTACGACACGCTCTGGCTGGACACCACCATGGCGGTGGGCGGCTACTTCCCCGTGCCCCTGCCCCGCCAGGCGCTGGAGGCGCGGCCCGGGCGCATCCTCTACGGGACGGACTTCCCCAACATCCCCTATGCGTGGGACCGGGAGCTGCGGGCGCTGGCGGGGCTGGGGCTGGACGAGGCCGCGCTCGCGGGCGTGCTGGGCGGCAACACGCTGTCCCTCTACGGCGAGTGTTGAAAAGAAACGAAGGCCCTTCCGCAATGGAAGGGGCATTCCCATCTTCGACCCCATAGAATCGCGGTCCCCAAGCAGACGCCGCCACTCCAGAGGCTCAAGCCCATGTCGAACTTCATCCTGGTCGTCGACGACGACGCGAGTCACCGCACGCTCATCTGCGATGCCCTCCAGGAGATGGGCTATGCCACCATCGAGGCCAAGAACGGCCGCGAGGCGCTGGATCTTCTGGAGGACGACATCCCGGGCGCCGTGCTGCTGGACCTGCGCATGCCCGTCATGAGCGGCTGGGGCCTGCTGGACGCGCTCAAGAAGATGCCGCGGGCGCGCAACCTGCCCATCATCATCATCTCCGGCTACGGCTTCGAGTGGGAGGCGGAGCTGGTGGGCGCCGCCGGCTACATCTCCAAGCCGGTGGACCTGGACAAGGTGCGCACCACCGTGCAGCAGATCGTCGGGCCGCCGGAGGTGGCCATGGTGCACTGAGTCGGGAAGCGCCTGTCAGGCCGCACCATCCGTCAACCCGAGGATTGTGGGCGGCCCCCGGGGGCATGGTGTGATGGCGTCCTTCATGACGCCCCCCTCCTCCGCAGAACCGGCCGAGCTGGCCATCGACGCTCGCGGCCTCGTCAAGCGCTTCGGCACCTTCACCGCGCTGGACGGCCTGGAGCTTCAGATTCCCCGGGGCGCCTTCTACGCGTTCCTCGGCCCCAACGGCGCCGGCAAGTCCACCTCCATCGCGCTGCTCACCGGCGTGTACGGGCCGGACCAGGGCAGCATCCGCATGCTCGGCGTGGACGCCGTGGCGAAGCCGCTGGAGGTGAAGCAGCGTGTGGGCGTGGTGCCGGAGGAGCTGAGCCTCTTCGAGCGCCTCACCGGCCGGCAGTACCTCACCTTCTGCGCGCGCATGTACGGGCTGGATGGCGCGGAGGCCGCGTCGCGCGCGGTGGAGCTCCTGGAGCTGACGGAGCTCACGTACAAGGCCGGCGCGCTGGTGGCGGAGTACTCCAAGGGCATGCGGCGCAGGCTCGCGATCGCCGCGGCGCTCATCCACGCGCCGGAGCTGGTGCTGCTGGATGAGCCCTTCGAGGGCATCGACGTGCTCGCCGCGGGCGTCATCCGGGAGCTGTTGCGCGAGCTGTCCCGCCGGGGCGTGACGCTGCTGCTCACCACGCACGTGCTGGAGATCGCCGAGCGGCTGGCCACGCACGCGGGCGTCATCCGGGGCGGGCGCATGTTGGATCAGGGCCCGG comes from Corallococcus macrosporus and encodes:
- a CDS encoding TatD family hydrolase translates to MAEPIPLFDAHLHPEALTDQDLESMRFFGVERALVVAHHFPEPTAKGLRQHFDQLVEKQLPRLERLGIRAWAALGVHPRCIPRRGLSEVLSHLPDYFEGGRVVALGETGLHGGGEEEEEAFLEQLALARQLKLRVVVHTPLKDKERHTRRILTLLRQSGLAPSRALVDHANARTVRTILEVGHWAGLTLHPEALQADRAVALVRRLGSERLVLDSDAGDGAGDILGLARTANLLGKAKLSERIVRRVTRDNAARFFQIHD
- a CDS encoding amidohydrolase family protein — its product is MTAPREPHGHDDAPVPCLASSPSPTWRELGIQMPMPALADEEGPRVDPGLPPVVDAHVHLFPDRVFEAVWRWFDRHGWPIRYKLHTPQVVSFLLSRGVERVVALHYAHKPGMARALNAYVAEVAKAEPRVIGLGTVYPGEPDAVAILEEAFALGLKGVKLHCHVQAFSPDAPQLHELYAACARAGKPLVMHSGREPSSPQYPVDPHQLCSAERVERVLKDHPTLKLCVPHLGADEFDAYAHLLERYDTLWLDTTMAVGGYFPVPLPRQALEARPGRILYGTDFPNIPYAWDRELRALAGLGLDEAALAGVLGGNTLSLYGEC
- a CDS encoding response regulator, with product MSNFILVVDDDASHRTLICDALQEMGYATIEAKNGREALDLLEDDIPGAVLLDLRMPVMSGWGLLDALKKMPRARNLPIIIISGYGFEWEAELVGAAGYISKPVDLDKVRTTVQQIVGPPEVAMVH
- a CDS encoding ABC transporter ATP-binding protein, with amino-acid sequence MTPPSSAEPAELAIDARGLVKRFGTFTALDGLELQIPRGAFYAFLGPNGAGKSTSIALLTGVYGPDQGSIRMLGVDAVAKPLEVKQRVGVVPEELSLFERLTGRQYLTFCARMYGLDGAEAASRAVELLELTELTYKAGALVAEYSKGMRRRLAIAAALIHAPELVLLDEPFEGIDVLAAGVIRELLRELSRRGVTLLLTTHVLEIAERLATHAGVIRGGRMLDQGPVDQLRQRHGVSTLEAVFEKLIAVPAARNAKLSFYGEPAASVVPLRRESA